The following are encoded in a window of Colletotrichum lupini chromosome 3, complete sequence genomic DNA:
- a CDS encoding major facilitator superfamily transporter yields the protein MAGARISLHPAEQHSLSLPSIHLLSPFTSHLIREISGKMNGSQDERAVPHATIPICEEKDIEIIITHNMGEVTDPEKDVQTSAVMSSHGFQTDDESSSVSSGPEKQGMSKARSIALVTTVSGASFMNTLSVQAVVIILPTIGRDIGIPESRLQWIVSAYSLTFGCFLLLWGRIADIYDKRIIFIAGTAWLAVMTIANPFIPNEIAFNVFRGLQGLGAAANVPTAIGILGTTFPPGKAKTYAFVAYGAGVPLGSTFGTILSGFIAEYANWKWVFGVMAILAGLVAVAGIFFIPPVVLTLPKKGASARKSVDWIGGALITVGLLALMLALTEGNVVGWKTPWISVLIVISFMIMGVFWFWQRHLEFKTDRLPLMKTSIFHSGKFCAALAIMAMFFASFNNFLIFATYFYQDYQAKSILTTTLYFLPTGIGGIMVAWAAALLISRVPTYILLVCGNVSVSIACLLFATPIPTSTSYFAYGLPAMILSVIGADMAWPTLILFVSKALPQEDQALGGALVNSVGQVGRSIGLAISTAVQTAIMAKARGVSVEAAGPVLEWDQPSLDGLRAANWMNFALGITSLTIVVVFFRSSEIVGRAEPAKDTEAERPVVNRNDADIEKR from the exons ATGGCCGGGGCAAGG ATTTCGCTCCATCCAGCAGAACAACATTCTTTGAGCCTTCCAAGCATTCATTTGCTCTCTCCTTTCACTTCTCATCTCATTCGAGAGATCAGCGGCAAGATGAACGGCTCACAAGATGAGAGGGCCGTCCCTCATGCGACAATCCCGATCTGCGAAGAGAAGGACATTGAGATTATCATCACCCACAACATGGGTGAGGTAACAGATCCGGAGAAAGATGTTCAGACATCAGCAGTCATGTCTAGCCATGGGTTCCAGACCGATGATGAGTCCAGCAGTGTTAGTAGCGGGCCAGAGAAGCAGGGCATGTCCAAGGCCCGTAGCATCGCCCTCGTCACAACCGTCAGCGGTGCCAGCTTCATGAAC ACTCTCTCAGTACAAGCCGTGGTCATTATTCTCCCCACTATCGGTCGCGACATTGGTATCCCAGAGTCGCGTCTCCAATGGATCGTCTCAGCCTACTCTCTCACATTCGGATGCTTCTTGCTCCTCTGGGGCCGTATCGCCGACATCTATGACAAGCGTATCATCTTCATCGCTGGAACCGCCTGGCTCGCCGTCATGACCATCGCCAACCCCTTCATTCCCAACGAGATCGCCTTCAATGTCTTCCGCGGCTTACAAGGTCTAGGCGCCGCCGCCAACGTACCAACAGCTATTGGAATCCTTGGGACAACATTCCCGCCTGGAAAGGCAAAGACGTATGCTTTCGTGGCATACGGAGCTGGCGTACCCCTGGGAAGCACCTTTGGCACCATTCTATCTGGCTTCATCGCCGAGTACGCCAACTGGAAGTGGGTATTCGGCGTCATGGCTATCCTCGCAGGCCTCGTCGCTGTGGCGGGCATCTTTTTCATCCCTCCCGTTGTTCTAACGTTGCCTAAGAAGGGTGCCAGCGCTAGAAAATCGGTTGATTGGATCGGTGGAGCTTTGATCACCGTTGGCCTCCTGGCTCTGATGTTGGCTCTCACTGAGGGTAACGTCGTTGGCTGGAAAACTCCTTGGATCTCGGTCCTTATCGTCATCTCGTTCATGATTATGGGAGTATTCTGGTTCTGGCAGCGTCACCTTGAGTTCAAGACAGATCGCCTTCCACTCATGAAGACCTCCATCTTCCACAGCGGAAAGTTCTGTGCCGCGCTCGCCATCATGGCCATGTTCTTCGCCTCGTTCAACAACTTCCTCATCTTTGCGACCTACTTTTACCAGGACTACCAGGCGAAGTCCATCCTCACAACCACGCTTTACTTCCTTCCCACCGGCATCGGCGGAATTATGGTGGCCTGGGCTGCTGCGCTTCTAATCTCGCGTGTGCCAACCTACATACTCCTCGTTTGCGGCAACGTCTCCGTCTCCATCGCGTGCCTGCTCTTCGCAACACCGATCCCCACAAGCACATCATACTTCGCCTACGGACTACCTGCTATGATCCTGTCAGTCATCGGCGCGGACATGGCATGGCCCACCCTCATCCTGTTTGTCTCCAAGGCCCTGCCCCAGGAAGATCAAGCTCTTGGCGGCGCTCTCGTCAACTCTGTAGGGCAGGTTGGCCGTTCCATCGGCCTGGCCATCTCCACCGCCGTCCAGACAGCCATCATGGCCAAGGCCAGGGGTGTATCGGTTGAGGCAGCGGGCCCTGTGTTGGAGTGGGACCAACCGTCGTTGGACGGGCTGCGGGCCGCTAATTGGATGAACTTTGCGCTCGGCATCACCTCTCTTACGATTGTGGTGGTATTCTTCCGTAGCTCAGAGATTGTCGGCAGGGCCGAGCCGGCCAAGGATACAGAGGCCGAGAGGCCCGTCGTGAATAGGAACGATGCGGACATCGAAAAGAGATAG
- a CDS encoding phospholipid-translocating P-type ATPase, translated as MKNPAFRDSEGRGYAGDGEATGRRRGGDEEAEEDVDVHPDAPDDSGRGTARRTVMRHLLTSRCFFLHQPSNLQFLCLPIALFDFSSPRRSAGNDKHMPTAAAAINLHQRPPFLFKAAMRVGIACSAFARTFCPRMTLVGEGKAEAQQMASVLDLAIRTSDALISPGARDLDVACCGIRGSTSGPVDRFAASDASSSVSEAKPCVGRSSSLASARCFLGAAALEGRRASFRNLEEPSVDFNQNGLAARSNQSSPRMHTCTSSNAHHKYPSMTSENPGQCAHHVGRSTRDNATDYACSLYVISPVFLGSPPLRGMQDVNDELGARCFFSIAAPNGFSSPVIKLGRGNTRMAVRIVELSALDVRTHATLAIVTRSINAAATMNEKPTTEPPTVGDAPRPGPDEAPDRARWLGANSRRDAVMWCKSVFYEVVLGRKTLPPSKNGRIIPLQLDQNAPLTDERRGGHPFLSNTIRTSRYTVYDFIPKQLFFQFSRIGNFYFLCVGVPQTVPGLSTTGNFTTILPLLFFVLVTVAKEGYDDFKRHRLDKVENAKTARVLKHSKHRNTSSQTWQSKLRSTLLGGSQVLGAGQAVDDGPWITTRWCDIEVGDLINLRRDDPVPADIVLLHADGENGLAYIETMALDGETNLKSKQVSAALEGRDSVEKIVACDAEFVVEDPNPDLYKFDGRVTVNGKSLPLTSAEVIYRGSILRNTASAIGIVVNTGEECKIRMNANQHPKAKKPVLETVANKIVVSLALYVIILSVGCSMGYVLWQRSQERRTWYLSGAEVKFYEIIIGFIIQFNNVIPLALYVSLEIVKVGQLLMLNSDVEMYHAETDTPARCNTNTILENLGQVGYIFTDKTGTLTENVMKFRKLSIAGTAWLHQPDVEVADGDSENNSSVDTLFEAKGIPRISTQHIRTDAIVDDYVQSPATLGRPSMARSRAPSTRRSSSQWRSTSRPDHVQPDVTTSDLLEFIALRPHSLFARRAKDYILAMALCHTCLPEIRNGEVEYQSSSPDELAMVKAAQELGYTVVSRTSSNITLRQSSEASDATKHITFQILDVIEFSSHRKRMSIVVRYPDGRICIICKGADSVILPRLKMASMALQKAQDVRQSADLERELLRKSEQHEPRISIGGRASMSLRRSIGIARGTPGPSVRRPMDRSQSFETSKLRKSGDLLRPSINIRTTSFEASGGSSPTLPYQTPEKFAFLDEPAIADDSTIFTRCFKHLDDFATEGLRTLLFAQKFISEQDYLTWKKAFDAASTSLTDRQDKIEAAAETIEQSFNLVGASAIEDKLQQGVPETIDKLRRANIKIWMLTGDKRETAINIAHSTRICQPVSDLYTLDVTKGDLQGQLVALSEDLHSGCIHSVVVIDGQTLATIEKSDDLTAQFYSVVPFVDSVICCRASPAQKALMVKTVRSQLRKLKGRMGHGLTLAIGDGANDLAMISASHVGVGISGKEGLQAARVADYAIAQFRYLQRLLLVHGRWNYVRTAKFILCTFWKEMFFYLPTALYQRYNGYTGTSLYEMASLTVFNTLFTSLCVICLGIWEQDLSADTLLAVPELYVYGQRNMGLNLAKYAGWMLSAAIQGVLAYWGVWAGYVWFAHSSDQGLYAVGNLAFTLGVVWINYKCFILETHHKSGVVIGCFLLTFSGWWAWQGFLSSIYTRAPSIYAVRDGFSKTFGRDWTWWLTLIVMVTLFILMETIFRTLQRSLILAGMWRWPWVRKEDDVCADEWRLELWQELEKDPIVRERLKRLASDEEEEAEDCDEDVVVGEGVRRNKLCIRNLESSAEVNPSKSRWLLGPGVVYRCCLQPGDAGIRLPIPDPRAPHDGAPARVGAYSAVAEDSAPYSQPIIYAKLRQAGTELVPFPSDGYKVASATSILGPDDGFVPSVALLTAIPVMLYLAYLIRSPVTMDIKEPPLLRPTVPFIGHIIGILQHSWQYLDLAYAKSKAPMFTLPMLGGKMYVITEPDLAQAALRNRSLSFDPFLRDLIKGMAGASAQTMRAWDDPAFYGPWVKSIYGGMAGQSLLGLNISAVGWIATALNEIGNDVEVADLYMWNRELFTLASTDSLYGSKNPLRADKKLIEAYWDYEADVNKLMLGIFPSLVAPKGYRGQALFQEAFKSFFDSQLHEGDDVPSLVKDRRRLSMSFDMTSAEAAKIELIFLHGAISNTFPSFYWFFTRVFSQPLLLSRLRKEVRGVIEEKGRDVVDGEEKRVFVLHIEKLEERCPLLMSCFRETHRLYAAGVLARKVMADTTISDGKMSFVVKKDWQISAPQRILQTDSGIWGDDAMEFIGDRFLKVAEEKGEAVVNVAVRGFLGFGGGKHICPGRYFASGELLGSLALLVAGFDVTSSDGQALVVPKITAVPLTGSFGKPVPGSDLKGRMSRRAGWEDVSISSSQWKDFILTYCKEYQILCEFQQLSLTHILFNGMHYYRSSWMKIKPTNYLEDPYVLASILPIVTILNPLPSIPACSVYTPKVFCFMIRIRTIGVRIEKRVNIRHFTTPIRSLTEFPFVRNFNSRERPDTAHPQILQFWSSGQFVI; from the exons CGAGAATGCACACTTGCACTAGCAGCAATGCCCACCACAAATATCCATCAATGACCAGCGAGAACCCCGGCCAGTGTGCCCACCACGTGGGGAGATCAACACGGGATAATG CCACCGATTACGCCTGCTCCCTCTATGTAATTTCGCCAGTTTTCCTTGGCAGCCCACCTTTGCGCGGGATGCAGGACGTTAATGACGAACTCGGTGCCCGCTGTTTCTTCTCCATTGCCGCTCCCAATGGGTTTTCCTCTCCTGTCATCAAACTTGGCCGGGGAAACACCAGAATGGCAGTGCGCATCGTCGAACTCTCTGCTCTGGACGTTCGGACTC ACGCGACTCTTGCAATTGTCACTCGCTCAATTAATGCCGCCGCTACGATGAACGAGAAACCAACAACTGAACCACCGACCGTGGGCGATGCGCCGCGGCCCGGTCCCGACGAAGCCCCCGACAGAGCGCGGTGGCTGGGCGCTAATTCGAGGCGCGATGCTGTGATGTGGTGCAAGAGTGTATTTTACGAGGTTGTCCTAGGCCGAAAGACATTGCCGCCTTCGAAGAATGGTCGCATTATTCCACTACAGCTGGACCAAAATGCGCCCCTAACGGACGAACGACGAGGCGGGCATCCCTTCCTTTCGAACACCATCCGAACTTCCCGATACACTGTTTATGACTTCATCCCGAAACAACTCTTCTTCCAGTTTTCCCGAATTGGCAATTTTTATTTCCTCTGTGTGGGCGTCCCGCAGACCGTGCCTGGCCTTTCTACCACGGGAAACTTTACGACGATTTTGCCGCTACTTTTCTTCGTTCTGGTCACTGTCGCAAAGGAAGGATATGACGATTTCAAGCGCCACCGGCTAGACAAGGTGGAGAACGCGAAAACAGCGCGTGTGCTCAAGCACTCGAAACATCGCAACACTAGCTCGCAGACCTGGCAGTCTAAGCTTCGAAGCACTCTCCTGGGAGGCTCTCAAGTACTAGGCGCCGGCCAAGCAGTAGATGATGGGCCCTGGATAACAACGAGATGGTGTGACATCGAGGTTGGCGACCTCATCAACTTACGAAGAGACGATCCGGTCCCTGCCGATATCGTACTGCTCCATGCCGATGGCGAGAATGGCCTTGCTTATATCGAGACGATGGCCCTTGACGGCGAGACCAACCTCAAGAGCAAGCAAGTTTCGGCTGCACTGGAAGGACGCGATTCTGTCGAGAAGATCGTGGCCTGCGATGCCGAATTTGTGGTCGAAGACCCAAACCCTGATCTTTACAAGTTCGATGGTCGAGTGACTGTCAACGGAAAGTCGCTACCACTGACTTCCGCCGAGGTTATATACAGAGGCAGCATTCTGAGAAATACGGCGTCCGCGATTGGCATCGTTGTCAACACGGGGGAGGAGTGCAAGATTCGCATGAATGCTAATCAACACCCCAAGGCCAAGAAACCCGTGTTGGAGACCGTAGCCAACAAGATTGTCGTTTCCCTGGCGCTCTATGTCATTATTCTTTCTGTCGGCTGCTCCATGGGATATGTATTGTGGCAGCGGTCGCAGGAGAGAAGGACATGGTACCTGAGTGGTGCTGAAGTCAAGTTCTACGAAATCATCATTGGTTTTATCATCCAGTTCAACAATGTCATTCCTTTGGCGTTGTACGTCAGTCTCGAGATCGTCAAAGTCGGACAGCTACTCATGCTCAATTCCGATGTCGAGATGTACCACGCCGAAACGGACACTCCAGCTCGATGCAATACGAACACCATCCTCGAGAACTTGGGCCAAGTCGGCTACATCTTCACCGACAAAACAGGCACACTGACGGAAAACGTGATGAAGTTCCGCAAACTGAGCATTGCCGGCACAGCTTGGCTGCACCAACCGGACGTCGAAGTTGCAGATGGCGATAGCGAAAACAACAGCTCTGTAGACACCCTGTTTGAGGCTAAGGGGATCCCGCGCATTTCAACCCAGCACATTCGAACCGATGCCATCGTAGACGACTACGTTCAATCTCCAGCGACTCTCGGCAGACCATCGATGGCTCGCTCACGAGCACCATCTACGCGAAGATCGTCTTCCCAGTGGAGATCCACGAGCCGTCCGGACCATGTGCAGCCCGACGTCACTACCAGCGATCTTCTAGAGTTCATTGCCCTGAGGCCTCATTCTCTGTTTGCAAGAAGGGCAAAAGACTACATCCTTGCAATGGCACTCTGTCATACCTGCCTCCCGGAAATCCGCAACGGTGAGGTCGAATATCAGTCTTCTTCTCCAGACGAGCTGGCCATGGTTAAGGCAGCACAAGAGCTCGGCTATACTGTTGTTTCGCGGACTTCGTCAAACATCACCTTACGACAGAGCTCGGAAGCCAGTGATGCAACCAAACACATAACATTCCAGATCTTGGATGTCATCGAGTTCAGTAGCCACCGGAAGAGGATGTCTATTGTCGTGCGGTATCCCGATGGTCGGATTTGCATTATCTGCAAAGGTGCGGACTCGGTGATCTTGCCGAGACTTAAGATGGCTAGCATGGCGTTGCAAAAGGCCCAGGATGTGAGGCAAAGCGCGGACCTTGAACGCGAACTTTTGCGCAAAAGTGAACAGCATGAGCCGAGAATCAGCATTGGTGGTCGCGCTAGCATGTCTTTGCGAAGAAGCATCGGAATCGCACGCGGTACCCCAGGCCCGAGTGTTCGGCGCCCTATGGACCGCAGCCAGTCTTTCGAGACGAGCAAATTGCGCAAGTCGGGCGACCTCTTGCGGCCATCCATCAACATCCGCACGACTTCTTTCGAAGCTTCGGGGGGTTCTTCTCCCACTTTACCATACCAAACACCCGAAAAATTCGCCTTCCTTGACGAACCCGCCATCGCCGACGACTCGACCATTTTTACCAGATGTTTCAAGCATCTCGACGATTTTGCCACCGAAGGCCTACGAACGCTGCTTTTCGCTCAAAAGTTCATCTCGGAGCAGGACTACCTCACCTGGAAGAAAGCATTCGACGCCGCATCTACCAGCTTGACGGATCGCCAAGACAAGATCGAGGCTGCAGCGGAAACGATCGAGCAGTCCTTCAACCTCGTCGGTGCTTCGGCGATTGAAGATAAGCTTCAACAGGGCGTTCCGGAAACCATTGACAAGTTGCGGAGGGCGAACATCAAGATCTGGATGTTGACAGGCGACAAACGTGAAACAGCCATCAACATTGCCCATTCAACCCGCATCTGCCAACCGGTGTCCGATCTGTACACTCTGGACGTCACTAAGGGAGACCTTCAGGGCCAGCTCGTGGCACTGTCCGAAGATTTGCACTCTGGCTGTATCCACAGTGTTGTCGTTATCGACGGGCAGACCCTGGCGACGATCGAGAAGTCGGACGACTTGACAGCCCAGTTCTACTCGGTGGTCCCCTTTGTCGACTCTGTCATTTGCTGTCGAGCCTCTCCGGCGCAGAAGGCGTTGATGGTCAAGACTGTTCGCTCCCAGCTACGAAAGTTGAAAGGTCGAATGGGCCACGGTCTTACACTTGCTATTGGTGACGGCGCCAACGACTTGGCAATGATCTCTGCTAGCCACGTCGGCGTCGGCATCTCTGGAAAGGAGGGTTTACAAGCTGCTCGAGTAGCCGACTATGCCATCGCTCAATTCAGATACCTTCAGCGACTACTTCTCGTGCACGGTCGATGGAACTACGTGCGTACGGCCAAGTTCATCTTGTGTACCTTCTGGAAGGAGATGTTCTTCTACCTCCCCACGGCCCTGTATCAGCGCTACAACGGTTATACGGGTACTTCATTGTACGAAATGGCTAGTTTGACTGTCTTTAACACATTGTTCACCAGTCTGTGCGTCATCTGTCTTGGGATCTGGGAACAAGACCTCAGCGCAGATACCTTGCTTGCCGTTCCCGAGCTTTATGTGTACGGTCAGCGAAACATGGGTCTAAACCTGGCCAAGTATGCTGGCTGGATGCTGTCAGCGGCAATCCAGGGCGTGTTGGCGTACTGGGGCGTCTGGGCGGGTTACGTCTGGTTTGCGCACTCGAGTGACCAGGGCCTTTACGCCGTTGGCAACTTGGCGTTCACTCTTGGCGTTGTCTGGATTAACTACAAGTGCTT CATTCTCGAGACGCACCACAAATCGGGTGTCGTGATAGGATGCTTCCTCCTCACCTTCTCCGGATGGTGGGCTTGGCAAGGTTTCCTCTCGTCGATCTATACCCGCGCCCCGTCAATCTACGCCGTACGCGATGGTTTCTCAAAGACCTTTGGTCGGGATTGGACATGGTGGCTGACGTTGATTGTAATGGTCACTCTCTTCATCCTCATGGAGACCATTTTCCGCACCCTTCAGCGTTCTCTCATCCTCGCGGGGATGTGGAGGTGGCCTTGGGTTCGTAAAGAGGACGACGTTTGTGCGGATGAGTGGCGTTTGGAGCTTTGGCAAGAACTCGAAAAGGATCCTATTGTGAGGGAGAGGCTGAAGAGGTTGGCCAgtgatgaggaggaggaggcggaggaTTGCGACGAGGATGTTGTGGTTGGCGA GGGTGTTCGGAGGAATAAGTTATGTATTCGCAACCTCGAGTCTAGCGCGGAGGTAAACCCATCAAAAAGCCGGTGGCTACTAGGTCCTGGGGTAGTATACAGGTGCTGTCTCCAACCCGGCGATGCTGGGATAAGGCTCCCCATACCGGATCCGAGGGCCCCACACGACGGAGCACCGGCCCGGGTGGGAGCTTACAGTGCCGTGGCAGAGGACAGTGCACCATACTCACAACCAATCATTTACGCCAAATTACGACAAGCCGGGACTGAATTAGTCCCATTCCCATCTGACGG GTACAAAGTTGCAAGCGCCACGAG CATTCTGGGGCCTGATGATGGCTTCGTGCCCTCAGTGGCACTGCTCACCGCCATCCCGGTGATGCTGTACCTCGCCTATCTCATCAGATCGCCCGTCACCATGGACATTAAAGAGCCGCCTCTATTACGCCCGACAGTTCCCTTCATCGGCCACATTATCGGTATCTTGCAACACTCGTGGCAATATCTTGACCTCGCCTA TGCAAAGTCGAAAGCTCCCATGTTTACTCTACCAATGCTAGGCGGCAAGATGTACGTGATAACGGAACCCGACCTCGCACAAGCGGCACTCCGCAACCGCTCCCTCAGCTTCGATCCGTTTTTGAGGGATCTCATTAAAGGGATGGCTGGCGCCAGCGCGCAGACCATGAGGGCGTGGGATGATCCCGCGTTTTACGGCCCTTGGGTGAAGAGTATCTACGGGGGTATGGCGGGGCAATCGCTACTTGGGCTCAACATCTCTGCCGTGGGATGGATTGCAACTGCGTTGAACGAGATTGGTAACGACGTCGAGGTTGCGGATTTGTACATGTGGAATCGGGAGTTGTTCACCCTAGCCAGCACGGATTCGCTGTATGGGAGTAAGAACCCACTGAGGGCGGATAAGAAACTCATCGAGGCGTACTG GGACTACGAAGCAGACGTCAACAAGCTCATGCTGGGCATCTTCCCCTCCCTCGTCGCACCAAAAGGCTACCGCGGCCAAGCCCTCTTCCAAGAAGCCTTCAAATCCTTCTTCGACTCCCAACTCCACGAGGGCGACGACGTCCCATCCCTCGTCAAAGATCGTCGGAGACTGAGCATGAGCTTCGATATGACCTCAGCAGAAGCCGCCAAGATTGAGTTGATCTTCCTCCACGGCGCCATCTCGAATACCTTTCCCTCATTCTACTGGTTCTTCACCCGAGTGTTCAGTCAGCCTTTGCTTCTTTCGAGACTTCGCAAGGAGGTGCGGGGCGTCATTGAGGAGAAGGGGCGGGACGTAGTCGATGGGGAAGAGAAGAGGGTGTTTGTGCTGCATATTGAAAAGCTGGAGGAGAGGTGTCCACTGCTCATGTCGTGTTTCCGCGAGACGCATCGGTTGTATGCTGCGGGTGTTCTCGCGAGGAAGGTCATGGCTGATACGACTATTTCTGATGGGAAGATGAGCTTCGTCGTGAAGAAGGACTGGCAGATTTCTGCACCGCAGAGGATTCTACAGACTGACTCTGGGATCTGGGGAGATGATGCGATGGAGTTTATTGGGGATAGGTTTTTGAAGGTTGCGGAAGAGAAGGGAGAGGCGGTTGTCAATGTTGCTGTCCGAGGGTTCCTTGGTTTTGGGGGTGGAAAACATATTTG TCCCGGCCGGTACTTCGCGAGCGGCGAGCTGTTGGGTTCCCTTGCGCTGCTAGTTGCTGGATTCGACGTTACCAGTTCAGATGGGCAGGCCCTTGTGGTCCCAAAGATTACGGCTGTACCTCTGACCGGCTCTTTTGGAAAGCCGGTGCCGGGCAGTGACCTCAAGGGGCGGATGAGCAGGAGAGCGGGGTGGGAAGATGTCAG CATTTCTTCGTCACAGTGGAAAGACTTCATCCTCACGTATTGCAAAGAGTATCAGATCCTTTGCGAATTCCAACAACTCTCTCTTACACATATTCTCTTCAACGGCATGCACTACTATAGAAGTAGCTGGATGAAA ATAAAGCCCACCAACTATCTAGAGGATCCTTATGTTCTTGCCTCAATTCTTCCT ATAGTCACGATCCTCAATCCATTGCCTTCCATTCCGGCATGCTCTGTCTACACACCAAAGGTGTTTTGTTTCATGATCCGGATTCGAACCATAGGTGTTCGAATCGAGAAGCGCGTCAACATCAGGCACTTCACCACACCTATTCGCTCTCTTACCGAAT TTCCATTTGTGAGGAA TTTCAACTCACGTGAGCGCCCTGACACTGCCCACCCCCAAATTCTGCAGTTCTGGTCATCAGGGCAATTCGTGATATGA